The Ralstonia sp. RRA DNA segment GCCGTCTTGGCGTTGGGCGTGGAGCTGGCGTCGCCAAGCGAGAACACATCGGCATGGCGCACGTGCTGCAGCGTAGCGGGGTCGACCTCGCACCAGCCGGCGGCGTCGCCCAGGCCGCTTTCGGCAATGAAGGCGGGTGGCACCTGCGGCGGCACCACGTGCAGCATGTCGAACGGCTTGGCGGAGCGGACGACTTCGCCGGCGGCATTCTTGTGCTCGAACCAGGCCATGCGTGCGGGGCCGTCGACTGCCACCAGTGTGGAGCCGAATGCCAGCTTGGCGCGATAGCGCTCCACGTAACGCATCAGCGGCGGCACGAAGGCCTCGACGCCGAACAGCGCTGCCCCGGCAAGGTTGAACTCTACGTTGACGCGATCGAGTACACCTGTGCGCTGCCAGTGGTCGCACGCAAGGTACATCGCCTTTTGCGGCGCCCCAGCGCATTTGATCGGCATGGCCGGTTGCGTGAACAGCGCACGGCCCGAGCGCAGGCTGCGCACCAAGGACCACGTGTACGGTGCCAAATCGAACCTATAGTTGGACGTAACGCCGTTCTGGCCGAGCGACGCTTCCAGGCCTTCGATGCGCTCCCACGCGAGGCGCAACCCCGGACAGACGATCAACTGGCGGTAGGCCAGTGTCTGGCCGTTGTCGAGGTGCACGCGGTGCGCATCGGCATCAACGCGCGTAGCTGCTGCGCGAATCCGCGGCACGCCGGCTGGGAGCAGTGAATCGGTCTGCCGTGCCGTGGCCTTGGCGTCGAATGCGCCGCCACCCACCAGCGTCCATGCCGGCTGGTAGTAGTGCACGTCAGACGGCTCGACGATGGTGATGCCGAGCTGCGGGCGACGTCGGCGCAGGCTGGCTGCCACGCCAATGCCGGCAGCACCGCCGCCAAGGATGAGCACATCACAGTCGACGGCAGGCGTGGACGCGGGCAGGGAAGGGGATTCGGTATGCATGCAAATTCAGTTGGGGCTGCCGGGCAAACCGGCCAGTGCTTCGATGAGGGGCACGGCGTTGACGTATCGCAAGCCGCTGCCAAGCAAGACGACCTATCTGACGCTCTTCAGAACTTTGCCGCAGTACAGCGCAGACAGCGTCTGCATGATCTGGATGACCTCGAAGCTGGCCAGCCGGTAGTAGATGTACTTGCCTTCGCGGCGTGTGCTGACGAGGCCCTCGTCGCGCAGCACGCCCAACTGTTGCGACAGGCTGGGCTGGTGCAGACCGACCAGCGCTTCCAGCTCGCCAACATTGCGTTCGCCCTGCGTGAGCTGGCAGAGCAGCAGCAGGCGGTCTTCATGCGCCATGGCCTTGAGTACCGCGCATGCCTGGGAAGCAGAGTCGCGCAGCATGGAGATGGCCGCTTCGGGAAGCGGCACAACGTCGGTCGGGTCGGTCGTCGGGTCAGTCATCGGGGCGCGGTGCATGTTGTTCTGCCGGTCGCTCGGTTCGGCGCTATTGGCAGACAGAATATCTGGCGATATTCTATAAAAATATAGATTGTTTGCGGAAGCCCCATCATGCAAGCCCAGATCGAACCGTTTTTTGATGTCGACACGTGCACCATGACCTACGTGGTCCACGCCGGGCCCGGTACGCCGTGCGCTGTGATCGACTCGGTACTTGATTACGACCCGAAATCCGGTCGCACGCGCACGCTGTCTGCCGACCGCGTGGCGGCCTTCATCGAAGCGCACGGGTTGCGCGTCGAATGGCTGCTGGAGACGCACGCCCATGCCGATCACCTGTCGGCTGCACCGTACCTGCGGAGCCGCTTTGGCGGACGCATCGCCATCGGCGAGCGCATTCGCGTGGTGCAGGGCGTGTTCAAGCCGATCTTCAACCTGGAGCCGTCATTCCAGCTCGACGGTTCGCAGTTTGATCATCTGTTCGCGCCGGATGAGATTTTCCACATTGGTGAACTGGAAGCGAAGGCGCTGGCCGTGCCGGGCCATACGCCGGCGGATATGGCCTATCAGGTGGGAGATGCCGTGTTCGTTGGTGACACGCTCTTCATGCCCGACGTGGGCACAGCGCGCTGCGATTTCCCCGGCGGTGATGCGGGCACGCTGTACCGGTCGATTCGCCGTCTGCTCGACTTGCCGACCGACACGCGGCTCTACATGTGCCATGACTACCCGCCCGCAGGCCGTGAGGCCACCTGCCATACCACCGTGGCAGAACAGCGCCGCGCCAACATCCACGTGCGTGATGGCGTGACACAGGATGATTTCGTGCAGATGCGCACCAAGCGCGACGCCACGCTGGGCATGCCCACGCTGATGCTGCCGTCCATCCAGGTCAACATCCGCGCGGGCGCGCTGCCGCCGGCTGAACACAATGGCGTGCGGTATCTGAAGATTCCGCTCAACGCGCTGTAGTTCGTGCGGCAGGCCGCAATAGAAAAACGCCCTTCGAAGTTGACCTCGAAGGGCGTTTTGCTTTGCGACGCTTGGCCGTCCATCGCGTTGCGCGGGTTGCCGTCATCTGGATTTCGACAACTCGTGTGAGTCTGGCCAACGCAGCCACAGCGAGGATGGTCCTGGCTGGCGCTTCTGCGCGACAATCTCGCCATCTGCCGACCTCAGCAGCAAGGAGCCCGCCATGTCCATCCTGATATTGGGTTTGCTGATCTTCCTGAGCGTGCATTCCGTTCGCATTGTTGCGGAGGGATGGCGCAAGGTGCGGATTGCCCGGATGGGTGAGAAGGGCTGGAAAGGTGCGTACTCCATCGCCTCCATCGTCGGACTGGCGCTGGTCATCTGGGGATACGGTATCGCGCGGCATGCGCCGCTCGTGCTGTGGACTCGGCCAGCGTGGGCGCCCCATCTCGCGGGCTTGCTGACACTGGCGGCGTTCATCCTCTTTGCGGCGGCGTACGTTCCGGGTAATCACTTCAAGGCTTGGGTCCGGCATCCGCAGGCGCTTAGCGTGGTGCTATGGGCGCTGGCGCATTTGCTGGCAAATGGCACGTTGCATGCGGTCGTGTTGTTTGGCGCTTTCCTTATCTGGGCGCTGGTCGATTTCGCGGCCGCGCGTCAGCGGGATCGCGTGGAAGGCGTGGTTTATCCCGACGGAGTGCTTGCACGCGATGCGATTCTCGTTGTGATTGGTGTTGTCGCCTGGGGCGCGTTTGCGTTTTATCTCCACGCACGCTGGATTGGCGTGAACCCGATGGGGTAGTCAATCGAATCGCGCTGCCAGGTCGTGTAACTGCTGAGCGGTGACCGTGGCGCCCCCACACACCACCACTGCAACACTGGAGGCTGCCTTGAGCGCAGGGTGCCCGCAATCCAGCGCCGCCAATGCTGCCCCGCAGGCCGGCTCGACCACGACGCGGTGCTCGTCAAGAAACCGGAGCGCCGCCTTCACCGCCTGCGCATCTGATACCACGACGTTGTAGATCTCGCGGCGGGCTGCCCATTCAAGCGCGCCGTCGCACGGCCGCTTGGCACCCAGCGAGGTGGCCACGCTCGAAATGGTCGATAGCTCGACGGGTTTGCCTTGCGCGATTGAACGCGCGAAGCAGTCGGCTCCCTCCGTTTCCACGGCGACGACAGGCACGTCGGACCACCCGTTGCGTTGCAGCCCTTCCATCACGCCGCACAAGAGCCCACCCCCGCCGACGGCGAGGAGGATTGCGCCGGGCTTGTGTCCGGATGCCGCCATCTCGTCCACCAGTGAGGCGTGTCCCTGCCAGATGACCGGATCGTCGAATGGGTGCACGAAGGCGTCGCCCGGGCCGATCAGGGACTGTGCAAACGCATGCGCTTCTGCCCACGCGGCGCCATGCACGATCAGCCCTGCGCCTTCCTGGCGGATCAGGTCGCGCGCCCGTTGCGGTGTGCTTTCCGGCACCACGACCGCGACGGGAACACCGAGCTTGCGCCCGCAATAGGCCACCGCAATCCCCGCATTGCCGCCGGAAGATGAGACGAACCGTTGCGCACCCGCCGCACGCTGCGCCTCGCACAGGGCACCGATGCCGCGCAGCTTGAACGAGCCGGACGGCTGCGCGGCGTCCATCTTCAGCCACACCGGTTTGCCAAGCTGCCGTGAATAGGGTTGGGACTGTACGTAAGGCGTGTGGATGTGGAGCGTCATGTCTGGTCGTGATGTGCAGCAACGCATGTTCAAGGAAACACCCATCCTAGGCATTCATGGCTATGCATACAAATGCTTTATAGGCGGATTTGCTATGCTTGATAGGTATGGGTAAGAGCGTGCCGAATCGATATGCGGAACATTGAACTACGCCACCTTCGCTACTTCATTGCGGTCGCGCAGGCTGGCAGCGTGGTGGCGGGCGCGCGGGCCATCGGCATCGTCCAGCCCGCCTTGTCGCGGCAGATCCTTGAGTTGGAAGCCGCCATTGGCACGCCGCTGCTGGCGCGCAAGGCGAGGGGCGTGCAGTTGACCGCCGCCGGCGAGAGTTTTCTGCGTGACGCCCGGCAACTGCTGGCTGATCTGCAAACCGGGCGCGATCGCGCCTTGCGTTGCGCTGCAGGTCAGCTCGGTGAACTGCACCTGGGTGTGCTGCCGAACTATCTCAGCGCAACCGTTGTGACGAACGTGCTGCAGGCATTTCGCGCCGCGTGCCCGGAGGTCAAGGTTTCGGTGGCGCCGATGCTTTCTGCAGAGCAGGCTACCGCCATTGCGCGCAAGCAGATCGACGGCGGCATCATGGCCTGGCGCCGTGATGAGGCACCGCATCTGTCCGGTATTGCGCTGTTGAGCGACCGCTTTGTCCTGGCCATGCCCGCAGCGCAAGCTGCTCATCACAAGGCGCCGAAGCGGCTGGCCGACGTGGCGGATCAACCGTTCGTGTGGTTCGATCCGGAGCGCTCCTCCGCGCACCATCGCTTCTTGATGCAGCAATGTGAGCGCGCCGGCTTCGCGCCGCGCGTGGCCCAGATCGGCAGCGACATCCCAACCGTGGTGGGTCTTGTGGCGGCGGGCATGGGGTGTGCGTTTGTGCCGGAGAGCCTGTCTGCCCTGTGTCCGCCCACGGTGCAGCTCGTGCCGTTGCGAGAGGTGTCCGATCGCTTCGATGTGGAGTTCACCTTTGACGAAGACGCGGCGACGCCCGTTGTGATGCGATTTGCACAAGCGTTGCGGGAGGTGGTTGGCCGTAGAGGGCGTACACGCCGGGTCCAACCCGCGCGCTAGCGGCCGTTTGCCACGTATTTTCTGACCGGACGGATCGGGCCTTATCAGCGTGCCTGGCGTCTTGTAGATTCATAGGGTGTTAACGAGCGCGAGTGGGTGCTGTGGTGGGCGTTGCAGCCACCCGCTGGCTCCAACCGGAACAACACGCATGAAACATGTCACCTTGCCCGACGGCGAGCGCGTGCCAGCGCTCGGGATGGGAACGTGGAATATGGGCGAGAGCCGCGCCGCACGCGCCGAGGAAATCGCCACGCTGCGCCTGGGGCTTGACCTCGGCCTGCGCCTGATCGATACGGCGGAAATGTATGGCGATGGCTTGTCCGAAGAGATGATCGGCGAGGCGATTGCCGGGCGTCGCGACGAGGTGTTTCTCGTCAGTAAGGTCTATCCGCACAACGCCAGCCGGCGGGGTGTTGCAGCCGCGTGCGAGCGCAGCCTGCGCCGGCTTGGCACCGATCGCATTGACCTGTACCTGCTGCACTGGCGCGGCAGCGTTCCGCTGGAAGAGACCGTGCAAGGTCTGCAGGCCCTGCAGCGCGAGGGCAAGATTCGCCACTACGGTGTGAGCAATCTCGACCTCTCGGATATGGAGGAACTTTGGGACGTGCCCGGTGGCGATCAAGTTGCGGTCAACCAGCTGCTCTACAACCTGGGCCGGCGCGGTATCGAATGGGATTTGCTGCCGTGGCTGCGCGAACGCCGTGTGCCCGTGATGGCGTATTCCCCCATCGAGCAGGCGCAACTGGCACGTCACCCGAAGCTGGTGCGGCTTGCGCAGGAATGCGGCATGACGCCGGCACAGGTAGCGCTGGCGTGGTTGCTGGGGCGCGACGACATCATCGCCATTCCCAAAACCAGCCGCCGCGAGCGCTTGCGCGAGAACTTTGGTGCGCTGGAGCGCGAACTGACGTCCGAGCAATTGGCCGAGCTGGATCGTCTCTTTCCGCCGCCGAAGGGGCCGCGGCCGCTGGAGATGCTGTAAGCCGCGTTAGCGGCGTGTCGCGGGCTTAGCGCGACTTCGCCTGGTAACGGGCGTAGTCGACATAGCTTGTGAGATAGACACGCGCCTTGTCGCGGGTTTCTTGCGTGACACGGTCAGCCGCTTTGCGGGCACCGGACGAACTCATCTGCGCGCTGAGATGGTCGCGGAAGGCATCGTGCATGGCTTGCAGATCGTCTGCGCATGCGTCCAATGCAGATGACACTACAGCCTTTGTCTGTGCGTTGCCGGGCACGCCGTCATCAGCGCGGCGTTGGGTGCAATCCATGTACTTGATGCGTAGTGCTATCCAACCGCTATCGGCACTGGCCGTGCTGTCCGTTTTGGTTTGATCAGGAAGCTGCTGTTGCGGTGGCGTGGACGAACCACATGCGCCAAGCAGCGCCAGCAGGACAAGGGACGGGGCGTAGAGGGCTTTTTTCATGGCATGAACTGTATGCCGCGAGCGATTCTCGCACCACCCGTGGTCTTCCCGGCAAGTCGACCATCGCTCACGCCATTAACATTTGGAAACGACTTCGTTGTGAGGCGCGCGTCGCAACGTTTCTCTGCGGCATCTCAAGGTGGCAACAGGGCGGCGTGAGCCGCCGTCAAAACTTCGCGGCTCAATCCGTCTAGCAATGCGGATGCCGCCCGCGCGTACTGCCAGTGCAGCGGCACATCCAGCGGCGTGTCGGGCACCAGTTCAACCAGTGTGCCCGCCTTGAGGTGCGACGTGATCAGCGTCTGCGGATGCAGACCCCATCCCATGCCAGCAACTGCGGCCGCCACAAAGGCCTGAGGCGAGGGCAGCATGTGCCGGGGCAGTTCGACATGCCGGTGGCACAGACGCCGTGCCCAGCGCGCCTGCAGCTCGTCTTTGGTGTTGAACAGCAGGCTGGGGGCGCGGGCCAAGCTGCCGGCGCCGACCCCGTCCGCGAAATGGCGTTGCACGAACGCCGGACTGGCGGCCGCAAGGTAGCGCATGGAGCCCAACGGCCGGCTATTGCAACCGGCAGCCGGGCGAGCCGTAGCGGTTACAGCGGCCAGTACGGCGCCGCTGCGCAGCCATTCGGTGGTGTGGTCCTGGTCGTCCACCGCCACCTCCATCAGCACCGGGTGTTCAGCACCGAAGGCCGCAATGGCCGGGGCAAGCCACGTGGCCAGGCTGTCGGCGTTTACGGCGATGGGTAGCGGCACCCGCGCAATGCCCTCCGGCGCCAGCACGGGCAGTGCGCCTTGCAACTCCTGTTCGAGCAGCCGAACGCGGTCGACGTGTTGGCAAAGCTGTCGCCCCGTCTCCGTTGCCCGGCAGGGTTGGTCGCGCACCACCAGTGCGCAGCCCACGCGTTCTTCCAGCAATCGAATGCGCTGTGAAATCGCCGATGGCGTGACATGGAGTGCACGCGCAGCGCGTTCAAAGCTGCCTTCCCGAACGACGGCAGCCAATGCAGAGAGGGCGGCGTAATCCAGCATGGGTTAAGTAAAACTGAATTGAATGAAGTAAGGATAGTTTGTCTTCATTGCTTGGCGCAGGCAAGCTGCATGCATGGACACCTTGCTGACTCCCACTTCGCTGGCGCTATCTGTCTCCCTTCAGGGCTTGGTCCTGAGCCTGGGGCTGATCGTCGCCATTGGCGCGCAGAACGCGTTTGTATTGCGCCAGGGGCTGCGCCGTGAGCATGTGGGCAGCGTGGTGCTGTTTTGCGCGGTGGCAGACGCGTTGCTGTTGACGGCCGGCGTCATGGGCATGGCTCAGGCGCTGGGCGAGCGCCCTGGGCTTGCCAATGCAATGGCATTGGCCGGCGCCGCGTTTCTGGCGGTGTATGGGTGGCGGGCGCTGCAACGTGCACGACACGCTAGTCAATTGCGAGCGTCAGAGGGCGGTGACGGCTTGAGCCGGGGCGCTGCGCTGGCGCAGGCGGCAGCCTTTACGCTGCTCAACCCCCACGTCTACCTCGATACGGTGTTGCTGGTCGGCAGCATTGGCGCCCAGCAGCCGGCGGCATTGCGTGGCTGGTTCGTCGCGGGCGCAAGTTCAGCCAGTGCGTTCTGGTTTGTGTTGCTGGGGTTCGGCGCACGCTGGCTGGCGCCATGGTTTGCGAAGCCGCGCGCGTGGCAGGTGCTGGATGGCCTGATCGGCACGACCATGCTTGTGCTGGCTGCGCTGTTGCTGCGTCATGCCTTCATGGGGATCTTTGGCTGATCAGATCGGCTGGTGTGTTTGCTCCGGTGCTGCAGGCGCAGCGCGTAAGTCTCCGGAGTAATGTTGTCGTCAGAAAAACGGGCGGCAAACTGTCGCCTGCCGCCCTGATTTGCGCGTGAGTTGGCTGTGCCGCCTCAGCGCTTGACGCTGCGGAAGACGGCCAGCGTGTCGTCATCGTGGAAGCTCGGATTCGCCAACACGTCCTTGCGCACGGTCACGCTCTTGAGATCCGGTGACGCCGCGGCCACGGCATCGGAGTAGTACCGAGCGTCTGGGTTAGCGCCTGCCTGGATCAGCGCACGCACGCAGTCGGCGTTGCCAACCAGTGCGGCGGATGCCAGCGGGACCGGCGCATCGCCCGACGTCTTCATCCATGCCACCGAGTTGAGGTCAGTGCCCGGCTTGAGAAGCAGCTTGATGCGCTCGCCGGCTTGCGGGTCGGGCTTGCGACGCAAGTCGACGTGGCGTTCGCAAACATAGTTCAGCGCGGTGGCGCCAGATTTGGAGCGCGCACCTACGTCGATACCAGCCCCGATCAGCAGCTTCGTCGCATCCAGGTTGCCTGCGGCCATGCCCATGAGTGCGGTTTCCCCATTCTGGTTACGCAGATTCGGGTTGGCGCCGGCGTTCAGCAACAGACGCATGATTTCCAGGCTCGGGGCGTTGAGACGCAGGCCCGATGCCTGCAGCAGCGGTGTGTTGTTGCCGTCGTTGTTCAGCGCGTTGACGTTGGCTCCGGCCGCAATCAGCGCCTTGACGATGCGCAGGTTTTGCGGCGAAGCCTTGCCGTTGGTGTCGATGCCCGAGATGGCGTAGACCAGCGGCTGATTGCCCAGATCACGATAGACAGGGATCTCCAGATCGTTCTTCTGCGTGAGCAGGAGGTCGACCAGGTCGGCATCGTTGTTCGAGATGGCTACCGCCAGGGCGGACATGCCTTGTGGGCCGTCGTACTCGGCCGGCTGCGCGCGGTGCGCACGCGCGCCCTTGGCCAGCAGGTCGCGGATGGCCGCCAGTTTCTTTTCGTTGGGCTTTTGCTCGTACTGCTCGACCGTGGCGGCCAGTTTGTCGTCCAGCGAGGCGGGCTTGGCCTGCGTGGTCGGCGGTGCGAGCAGGGCGCAACCAGCCAGCAGGCATGCTGCGGTTTTCGCTGCTGTCGTTTTGGGGTGGAGTCGCTTCAAGATGGATGAGCTTGGTTGATTGGCTGTGTGCGCCTCCAGATCATTTGCGGCGCGGTCGCGATTATCGCACTGCTGTTCCAGTTGGTACATTAACAATGGGAAACAATGACGCCATGGTTTGCAACCATCAATCACGTGACTGTCCCGATTGGTACGTGCTGACGAAGATGCTGGGCAGAGGCTGTGAGCGGTGGCCAGACTCAAGCTGGTTGTTGGGCTGCTCAACAACCACACATTCCCTCGACATTCCTCCGCGAAGAATTCCTTCTGACTGTTCATTTATGTCACAATTGACAATTGCATCAGTTATGATTAAATTGCGAATGCTCGCGGCGGGGCTGGGGCTAACAACGGGCTGCCGTTGTACAGCGAAGTGCGTCCGATAGCGCGCGTGGTTTAGTTGCCGCGTCAACCTGCGACCGTACGTGCGAGCCTTGTTCGAGGTGCTTATGGATCATTTCGAGAGCTTGCGGCTCTTTCGTACGATCGTCGAAGTTAGAAACTTCAGACGCGCGGGGCAGATGCTTGGGGTATCGCCGGCTGTCGTTTCAAGGGCGATCACTTCCCTGGAAGAGCGGCTCGGCGCGCGCCTCTTCCACCGGTCGACAAAGCAGTTCTCGCTGACGGACGCGGCCCACCGCTTCTATGACGGATGCTGCCGTGTGCTCGACGATCTGGATTGCCTGGAATCCGACGCACGCAGCCAGGGGCATCTGCCGGTTGGCGTATTGCGGCTCGTTGCGCATACGACCGCAACGTCGGGGTGGCTTGCGCCGCTGGTGGCATCGTTCAAGCGCCAGAACCCGAACGTCATGGTTGAGGTGACCTTGGTGGAGGGCACCGTCGATCTGGCAACCGAGGGCTACGACATCGGCTTGGTATTGCCGTTCATGTTGGCCACCGACCTGGCGGTGACGCGGCTGCTGCATCGCCTGCCGTTGGCCATCGTGGCGACACCGCACTACCTGGACGCGCGTGGGCGCCCGTGTCACCCGGCCGATCTGGCTGACCATGTCTTCGTCACCGTACCGCCGCACCAGCACAAGCCCATTGTGACGTTCCGCACCGATGGGGCACCGCTGGTGGTTCCGCTGCGCTACGAAATTGCCTCGAACAACGCCGCATTCAACCGTGAAGTCGTACTGGCCGGACTCGGCATGGGGCTGTTGCCATTGGCACTGGTGGAAGACGATCTGCGCGAAGGGCGCCTCGTCCGCTTGGTGGGTGAACACGACATCCTGGATACCGCAGCGGAGGTTCGCCTCGCCTACATGAGCCGGACGATGGTGCCGGCCAAAGTCAGGGCCTTCATCGACCACGCCGTCGCGTACTTTGAGGAGCGGTGAGATGCGGGGACCATCTTCTCGGGCGAGCACCGTTGCCTATTGCGAACAGTGCAGCGTCCATCACCAAGGGAGCACGCACGGTGCGAAAACGCTGATGTCCACCCTGATACGGCGCCAGGCCTGGCTATGGGGGCTTGTTGCGCTGGCAATGGGTGGGCTCATGTGGGCACTGCGGCCGGTGCTGACGCCGTTCCTGCTGGGCGCACTCATTGCCTACATGCTGCAGCCGGGTGTGGAGTGGTTGGCGCGACACCGCGTGCCCCGCTGGCTCGCTGCGCTGGCGATGATCTTGTGCTTTGCGGCGCTGGCGGCGCTGCTCGTCACGCTCATGTTCGCTGTCGTCCAGACTGAAGGTCCGCAACTCCAGGCAAAAATTCCTGTGCTGCTTGCCAACCTGAATGCATGGCTGCAGCCAAAGCTGGCTGTTCTGGGGCTTGGCGTCGACCTGGATTTGGCGCATCTGCGCGATCTGCTGTCCGCGCCGCGCTCTGGTGGTGATGGCAACGCTGTTCTCGCCATCTGGCAATACCTGCGCACCAGCGGCAATGCGATGTTGACCGTGGTGGGTAACGTGGTGCTGGTCCCGCTGGTGCTCTTCTACCTGCTCTACGACCGGCACCAGATGTTTCGGCGCATGGAAAGCCTGATCCCCCGTCGGTGGCTTGCCCAGACGCGGGCGTTCGTCATCGACATTGACCGGATGCTGTCGCAATACTTGCGCGGGCAGCTTCTCGTGATGGTCGTGTTGGCCGCGTTCTACCCCATCGCCTTGACGCTGGCGGGCTTCGACATTGCGTTGCCGCTGGGCTTGTTCACGGGCTTGGCGGTGTTCATTCCTTATGTCGGATTTGCC contains these protein-coding regions:
- a CDS encoding LysE family transporter → MDTLLTPTSLALSVSLQGLVLSLGLIVAIGAQNAFVLRQGLRREHVGSVVLFCAVADALLLTAGVMGMAQALGERPGLANAMALAGAAFLAVYGWRALQRARHASQLRASEGGDGLSRGAALAQAAAFTLLNPHVYLDTVLLVGSIGAQQPAALRGWFVAGASSASAFWFVLLGFGARWLAPWFAKPRAWQVLDGLIGTTMLVLAALLLRHAFMGIFG
- a CDS encoding FAD/NAD(P)-binding oxidoreductase — protein: MHTESPSLPASTPAVDCDVLILGGGAAGIGVAASLRRRRPQLGITIVEPSDVHYYQPAWTLVGGGAFDAKATARQTDSLLPAGVPRIRAAATRVDADAHRVHLDNGQTLAYRQLIVCPGLRLAWERIEGLEASLGQNGVTSNYRFDLAPYTWSLVRSLRSGRALFTQPAMPIKCAGAPQKAMYLACDHWQRTGVLDRVNVEFNLAGAALFGVEAFVPPLMRYVERYRAKLAFGSTLVAVDGPARMAWFEHKNAAGEVVRSAKPFDMLHVVPPQVPPAFIAESGLGDAAGWCEVDPATLQHVRHADVFSLGDASSTPNAKTAAAARKQIVVVAENLLAHREGQPLPTRYDGYGACPLTVERGKVVLAEFGYGGKLLPTFPLMPTVARKSAWWLKKTLLPWLYWNALLKGREWLARPTTPAGR
- a CDS encoding AI-2E family transporter, whose translation is MSTLIRRQAWLWGLVALAMGGLMWALRPVLTPFLLGALIAYMLQPGVEWLARHRVPRWLAALAMILCFAALAALLVTLMFAVVQTEGPQLQAKIPVLLANLNAWLQPKLAVLGLGVDLDLAHLRDLLSAPRSGGDGNAVLAIWQYLRTSGNAMLTVVGNVVLVPLVLFYLLYDRHQMFRRMESLIPRRWLAQTRAFVIDIDRMLSQYLRGQLLVMVVLAAFYPIALTLAGFDIALPLGLFTGLAVFIPYVGFAAGLALAMLAAVLQFGDLYGIGAVAVVYGLGQILENVFLTPRLIGERIGLHPLAVIFALLAFGHLFGFFGVLLALPASAILAAALRALRHRYLASALYQA
- a CDS encoding pyridoxal-phosphate dependent enzyme — its product is MTLHIHTPYVQSQPYSRQLGKPVWLKMDAAQPSGSFKLRGIGALCEAQRAAGAQRFVSSSGGNAGIAVAYCGRKLGVPVAVVVPESTPQRARDLIRQEGAGLIVHGAAWAEAHAFAQSLIGPGDAFVHPFDDPVIWQGHASLVDEMAASGHKPGAILLAVGGGGLLCGVMEGLQRNGWSDVPVVAVETEGADCFARSIAQGKPVELSTISSVATSLGAKRPCDGALEWAARREIYNVVVSDAQAVKAALRFLDEHRVVVEPACGAALAALDCGHPALKAASSVAVVVCGGATVTAQQLHDLAARFD
- a CDS encoding LysR family transcriptional regulator ArgP — translated: MLDYAALSALAAVVREGSFERAARALHVTPSAISQRIRLLEERVGCALVVRDQPCRATETGRQLCQHVDRVRLLEQELQGALPVLAPEGIARVPLPIAVNADSLATWLAPAIAAFGAEHPVLMEVAVDDQDHTTEWLRSGAVLAAVTATARPAAGCNSRPLGSMRYLAAASPAFVQRHFADGVGAGSLARAPSLLFNTKDELQARWARRLCHRHVELPRHMLPSPQAFVAAAVAGMGWGLHPQTLITSHLKAGTLVELVPDTPLDVPLHWQYARAASALLDGLSREVLTAAHAALLPP
- a CDS encoding LysR family transcriptional regulator; the encoded protein is MRNIELRHLRYFIAVAQAGSVVAGARAIGIVQPALSRQILELEAAIGTPLLARKARGVQLTAAGESFLRDARQLLADLQTGRDRALRCAAGQLGELHLGVLPNYLSATVVTNVLQAFRAACPEVKVSVAPMLSAEQATAIARKQIDGGIMAWRRDEAPHLSGIALLSDRFVLAMPAAQAAHHKAPKRLADVADQPFVWFDPERSSAHHRFLMQQCERAGFAPRVAQIGSDIPTVVGLVAAGMGCAFVPESLSALCPPTVQLVPLREVSDRFDVEFTFDEDAATPVVMRFAQALREVVGRRGRTRRVQPAR
- a CDS encoding metalloregulator ArsR/SmtB family transcription factor; amino-acid sequence: MTDPTTDPTDVVPLPEAAISMLRDSASQACAVLKAMAHEDRLLLLCQLTQGERNVGELEALVGLHQPSLSQQLGVLRDEGLVSTRREGKYIYYRLASFEVIQIMQTLSALYCGKVLKSVR
- a CDS encoding ankyrin repeat domain-containing protein; amino-acid sequence: MKRLHPKTTAAKTAACLLAGCALLAPPTTQAKPASLDDKLAATVEQYEQKPNEKKLAAIRDLLAKGARAHRAQPAEYDGPQGMSALAVAISNNDADLVDLLLTQKNDLEIPVYRDLGNQPLVYAISGIDTNGKASPQNLRIVKALIAAGANVNALNNDGNNTPLLQASGLRLNAPSLEIMRLLLNAGANPNLRNQNGETALMGMAAGNLDATKLLIGAGIDVGARSKSGATALNYVCERHVDLRRKPDPQAGERIKLLLKPGTDLNSVAWMKTSGDAPVPLASAALVGNADCVRALIQAGANPDARYYSDAVAAASPDLKSVTVRKDVLANPSFHDDDTLAVFRSVKR
- a CDS encoding NnrU family protein; the encoded protein is MSILILGLLIFLSVHSVRIVAEGWRKVRIARMGEKGWKGAYSIASIVGLALVIWGYGIARHAPLVLWTRPAWAPHLAGLLTLAAFILFAAAYVPGNHFKAWVRHPQALSVVLWALAHLLANGTLHAVVLFGAFLIWALVDFAAARQRDRVEGVVYPDGVLARDAILVVIGVVAWGAFAFYLHARWIGVNPMG
- a CDS encoding aldo/keto reductase, whose amino-acid sequence is MKHVTLPDGERVPALGMGTWNMGESRAARAEEIATLRLGLDLGLRLIDTAEMYGDGLSEEMIGEAIAGRRDEVFLVSKVYPHNASRRGVAAACERSLRRLGTDRIDLYLLHWRGSVPLEETVQGLQALQREGKIRHYGVSNLDLSDMEELWDVPGGDQVAVNQLLYNLGRRGIEWDLLPWLRERRVPVMAYSPIEQAQLARHPKLVRLAQECGMTPAQVALAWLLGRDDIIAIPKTSRRERLRENFGALERELTSEQLAELDRLFPPPKGPRPLEML
- a CDS encoding LysR family transcriptional regulator — its product is MDHFESLRLFRTIVEVRNFRRAGQMLGVSPAVVSRAITSLEERLGARLFHRSTKQFSLTDAAHRFYDGCCRVLDDLDCLESDARSQGHLPVGVLRLVAHTTATSGWLAPLVASFKRQNPNVMVEVTLVEGTVDLATEGYDIGLVLPFMLATDLAVTRLLHRLPLAIVATPHYLDARGRPCHPADLADHVFVTVPPHQHKPIVTFRTDGAPLVVPLRYEIASNNAAFNREVVLAGLGMGLLPLALVEDDLREGRLVRLVGEHDILDTAAEVRLAYMSRTMVPAKVRAFIDHAVAYFEER
- a CDS encoding MBL fold metallo-hydrolase — its product is MQAQIEPFFDVDTCTMTYVVHAGPGTPCAVIDSVLDYDPKSGRTRTLSADRVAAFIEAHGLRVEWLLETHAHADHLSAAPYLRSRFGGRIAIGERIRVVQGVFKPIFNLEPSFQLDGSQFDHLFAPDEIFHIGELEAKALAVPGHTPADMAYQVGDAVFVGDTLFMPDVGTARCDFPGGDAGTLYRSIRRLLDLPTDTRLYMCHDYPPAGREATCHTTVAEQRRANIHVRDGVTQDDFVQMRTKRDATLGMPTLMLPSIQVNIRAGALPPAEHNGVRYLKIPLNAL